A genomic window from Salvia miltiorrhiza cultivar Shanhuang (shh) chromosome 5, IMPLAD_Smil_shh, whole genome shotgun sequence includes:
- the LOC130986768 gene encoding methionine--tRNA ligase, cytoplasmic: MGDLSAAAATAAKLPIPGKRNVLITSALPYVNNVPHLGNIIGCVLSADVFARYCRMRGYNTLYICGTDEYGTATETKALEEGCSPKEICDKYHAIHKEVYEWFNISFDEFGRTSSPQQTEVCQAIFKKLWDNNWLVENTMQQLYCDTCKRFLADRLVEGNCPTPGCNYDSARGDQCEKCGKLLNPTELLDPKCKVCRNTPRIRDTDHLFLELPLLKDKLEEYVSRMSVAGGWSQNAIQATYAWLREGLKQRCITRDLKWGVPVPHEKFKDKVFYVWFDAPIGYVSITSCHTPEWEKWWKNPENVELYQFMGKDNVPFHTVIFPSTLLGTGENWTMMKTISVTEYLNYEAGKFSKSKGVGVFGNDAKDTNIPVEVWRYYLLTNRPEVSDTLFTWSDLQAKLNSELLSNLGNFVNRVLSFIAKDPASGYGSVIPDAPGADSHSLTKALGDKVGSYVEQYIEAMEKVKLKQGLKIAMSISGEGNAYLQESQFWKLYKEDRPSCSVVMKTSTGLVYLLACLLEPFMPSFTLEVLKQLNLPLEAQISFSDEKGDVERAKRPWEIIPAHHRIGTPAPLFKELKDEEVEFYKEKFAGSQADRIVKAEAEAKKISEQLTEAKISDGKTAKKDKTKKSAAAKPKVSAPADAEISISRLDIRVGLITKAQKHPDADSLYVEEIDVGEPQPRTVVSGLVKYIPLEEMQNRKVCVLCNLKPAAMRGIKSQAMVLAASNNDHTKVELVEPPAGAVIGERVTFPGIEGSPDDVLNPKKKVWETLQVDLHTDKELVACFKDLPLTTSAGVCKVSSISEGSIR; this comes from the exons GGAT GTGTGCTTAGCGCTGATGTATTCGCAAGGTACTGCCGAATGAGAGGATATAATACGCTGTATATTTGTGGAACGGATGAATATGGGACCGCAACTGAGACCAAGGCGTTGGAGGAAGGGTGCTCCCCGAAGGAAATTTGTGACAA ATATCATGCTATCCACAAAGAGGTATATGAGTGGTTCAACAtaagctttgatgagtttggtCGTACGTCAAGTCCACAGCAGACTGAAGTTTGCCAAGCAATTTTCAAGAAACTTTGGGACAATAATTGGCTTGTAGAGAACACAATGCAACAG CTTTATTGCGATACATGTAAAAGATTTTTGGCTGATCGGCTTGTAGAGGGTAATTGTCCAACACCTGGTTGTAATTATGACTCTGCACGTGGTGATCAATGTGAAAAGTGTGGGAAGCTCTTGAACCCCACGGAACTATTGGATCCAAAATGCAAG GTTTGTCGCAATACGCCGCGCATCCGTGATACAGATCACCTGTTCCTTGAACTTCCTCTGCTGAAGGATAAATTAGAGGAGTATGTAAGCCGCATGTCAGTGGCTGGAGGGTGGAGTCAGAATGCTATCCAAGCAACATATGCTTGGCTTAGAGAAGGGCTGAAACAACGATGTATAACTAGAGATTTGAAGTGGGGAGTTCCTGTCCCACATGAGAAATTTAAGGACAAG GTGTTCTATGTATGGTTTGATGCACCTATTGGATATGTCTCAATCACATCCTGCCACACGCCAGAATGGGAAAAGTGGTGGAAGAATCCTGAAAATGTGGAGCTGTACCAGTTCATGGGCAAGGATAATGTTCCTTTTCATACT GTGATATTCCCTTCCACTCTTCTTGGAACTGGTGAAAACTGGACTATGATGAAAACCATCAGTGTTACAGAATACTTGAACTATGAAGCAG GGAAGTTCTCAAAGAGCAAGGGTGTTGGAGTCTTTGGAAATGATGCAAAGGACACTAATATTCCTGTGGAGGTGTGGAGATACTATCTTCTGACAAATAGACCAGAG GTATCAGACACTTTATTCACATGGTCGGACTTGCAAGCAAAGTTGAACAGCGAGCTACTGAGCAATCTAGGAAATTTTGTCAACCGAGTCTTGAGTTTTATCGCAAAAGACCCAG cTTCAGGATATGGTTCTGTCATTCCTGATGCTCCGGGTGCAGATTCTCATTCATTGACTAAAGCACTGGGAGACAAAGTTGGCAGTTATGTAGAACAGTACATAGAAGCAATGGAGAAG GTGAAACTAAAGCAAGGTTTGAAGATTGCTATGAGTATATCTGGTGAAGGCAATGCTTATTTGCAA gaaagccaATTTTGGAAGCTTTACAAGGAGGATCGACCTTCTTGTTCCGTGGTCATGAAAACATCAACTGGACTAGTGTATCTTCTTGCATGCCTCTTAGAACCTTTTATGCCCTCGTTCACCCTTGAG GTACTTAAGCAGCTCAACTTGCCACTTGAAGCAcaaatttctttttctgatGAAAAAGGTGATGTTGAAAGGGCTAAAAGACCTTGGGAGATCATTCCCGCTCACCATAGAATTGGAACTCCGGCACCATTGTTCAAAGAACTG AAAGATGAGGAAGTTGAATTCTACAAAGAAAAATTTGCTGGAAGTCAAGCTGATAGGATTGTGAAAGCTGAAGCCGAAGCAAAGAAAATCAGCGAGCAACTTACAGAAGCCAAAATATCAG ATGGTAAAACTGCAAAGAAGGATAAAACCAAAAAATCTGCAGCAGCCAAGCCTAAGGTCTCGGCTCCTGCTGATGCTGAAATCTCCATTAGTAGACTAGATATTCGAGTTGGTCTCATTACAAAGGCTCAGAAACATCCTGATGCTGATTCTTTATACGTTGAAGAGATTGATGTTGGTGAGCCACAGCCTCGCACGGTCGTCAGTGGCCTTGTCAAGTATATACCCCTTGAAGAAATGCAG AATCGAAAGGTTTGCGTTCTCTGTAACCTGAAGCCAGCAGCGATGAGGGGCATAAAGTCTCAAGCAATGGTCCTTGCAGCTTCTAATAATGATCACACTAAG GTGGAGTTGGTTGAACCTCCCGCAGGAGCTGTCATTGGTGAAAGAGTGACGTTCCCAGGGATCGAAGGCTCGCCAGATGATGTCCTAAATCCAAAGAAGAAGGTCTGGGAAACACTCCAAGTGGATTTGCATACTGATAAGGAGTTGGTGGCTTGCTTTAAAGATTTGCCACTTACAACCTCAGCAGGTGTCTGCAAGGTTTCATCAATCAGTGAAGGTTCGATCCGATAG